In Nitrososphaerota archaeon, the following proteins share a genomic window:
- a CDS encoding threonine synthase gives MSTFRFSCIECGASFPLSENIYSCPRCRDLLQIEVPIDELKEKVDFNGLRRLPLSVWRYAPLLPIIRQTKIITLHEGGTGLHHCQRLGSLLGLEHLYVKNEGENPTGSFKDRGMTVGITRALEVGARSVICASTGNTAASLAAYSAKAGLERIVLIPSGKIAYGKLAQAIVYGARIVQIKGNFDEALKIVFEICSRNREVYLLNSVNPFRIEGQKTLAYEVCDQLNKQPDYFIIPVGNAGNISAAWKGFTEYYELGQIEAKPKMVGVQAEGAAPIAEAVAKKRFTIEPVKKPETIATAIRIGMPVSWKKALRAIYESEGTALTVSDEEILEAQSLLARLEGLFVEPASAAPIAALKKLKEKDYLSRDDVVVCVATGHGLKDPDVVSRLYEKPIELEADVSSIERFLGLAKKEMAVDFPKPA, from the coding sequence TTGAGCACGTTCCGCTTTTCCTGCATAGAATGCGGCGCATCCTTCCCCTTAAGTGAAAACATTTATAGCTGCCCTAGGTGCAGGGATCTACTTCAAATAGAAGTACCTATCGACGAATTGAAGGAGAAGGTTGATTTCAATGGCTTAAGGAGACTGCCTTTATCGGTCTGGAGGTATGCGCCTCTACTACCCATAATACGCCAGACGAAGATCATTACATTACACGAAGGCGGGACAGGGCTTCATCACTGCCAAAGACTAGGCTCTCTTCTAGGCCTAGAACACCTCTATGTGAAGAATGAGGGCGAGAACCCAACCGGCTCGTTCAAGGACCGTGGGATGACCGTTGGCATAACAAGGGCGTTAGAAGTTGGTGCTAGGAGTGTGATCTGCGCATCCACAGGTAACACGGCAGCATCCCTAGCTGCATACAGCGCTAAAGCCGGGTTAGAGAGGATCGTTCTAATACCCTCTGGTAAGATAGCATACGGCAAACTGGCTCAAGCGATAGTTTATGGCGCGAGGATAGTGCAGATCAAGGGTAACTTTGACGAGGCTCTTAAAATCGTCTTTGAAATCTGCAGCAGAAACAGGGAGGTATACCTTCTTAACTCAGTCAACCCCTTTCGCATCGAAGGGCAGAAGACTCTTGCCTACGAGGTCTGCGACCAGCTGAACAAACAACCAGACTACTTTATCATACCAGTAGGGAACGCAGGTAACATCAGCGCAGCGTGGAAGGGCTTCACAGAATACTACGAGCTCGGTCAAATAGAGGCTAAGCCGAAGATGGTAGGTGTGCAAGCAGAGGGCGCAGCACCAATAGCAGAAGCTGTAGCGAAAAAGCGCTTCACAATAGAACCCGTTAAAAAGCCTGAGACTATAGCTACAGCAATAAGGATAGGTATGCCTGTCAGCTGGAAGAAGGCTCTACGTGCCATCTACGAGTCAGAAGGCACAGCCCTAACGGTTAGCGACGAAGAAATCCTCGAAGCACAGAGCTTACTGGCTCGCTTAGAAGGCCTTTTCGTGGAACCTGCGAGCGCGGCACCAATCGCAGCACTAAAGAAGCTTAAGGAAAAAGACTACCTTTCAAGAGATGATGTTGTGGTCTGTGTCGCAACTGGGCACGGGCTTAAGGATCCAGATGTTGTAAGTAGGCTCTATGAGAAGCCTATCGAATTAGAGGCCGATGTTAGCAGCATAGAGCGGTTTCTTGGTCTCGCCAAAAAAGAGATGGCTGTCGACTTTCCTAAACCCGCTTAA
- a CDS encoding homoserine kinase: MDSVTVRAPASSANLGPGFDIFGVALSEPFDVVRVRRVGEAGLKVTVRGEFSEGVSDRLEENTAGLAAKTLLTELNIREGVEIEVEKGIKPGMGLGSSAASAVATIYALNILFNLNLSKEDMIRFSAQGEKASAGAAHADNVSASLLGGFVLVKPHIYEAISIEPPPNLVFCVAMPDIKPPPKKTGVARSILPRYVSLSKIVHNTSMACWMVASLLKGDVSGFGSAMQDIIVEPRRAKMIPGYSEVKRLALEAGAVGVVISGAGPTMLAVVDRSKSEPEAVADAMRRGFEAAGLASRCFVTKPGKGASTI; this comes from the coding sequence ATGGACAGCGTAACTGTGAGAGCGCCGGCATCAAGCGCAAACCTAGGGCCTGGATTTGATATCTTCGGTGTAGCGTTAAGTGAACCATTTGATGTTGTGAGAGTTAGAAGAGTGGGCGAAGCCGGGTTAAAGGTAACCGTAAGAGGCGAATTTAGTGAAGGGGTATCTGATAGGTTGGAGGAGAACACTGCTGGACTGGCTGCGAAGACCTTACTAACAGAGCTAAACATTCGAGAAGGTGTGGAGATCGAAGTTGAGAAGGGTATAAAGCCCGGGATGGGGTTGGGCAGTAGCGCAGCATCAGCTGTAGCAACTATCTACGCATTAAACATCCTCTTCAACCTAAACCTCAGCAAAGAAGATATGATCAGATTCTCGGCGCAAGGTGAAAAGGCTTCCGCTGGGGCTGCTCACGCTGATAATGTTTCAGCATCCCTCTTAGGCGGCTTTGTGTTGGTCAAGCCGCACATCTATGAGGCTATATCTATAGAGCCTCCGCCTAATCTTGTGTTCTGCGTCGCTATGCCTGACATCAAGCCTCCGCCTAAAAAGACTGGGGTTGCTAGAAGCATCTTACCTCGTTACGTGAGTCTAAGCAAGATTGTGCATAACACCTCTATGGCTTGCTGGATGGTGGCGTCTCTCTTGAAAGGTGATGTGTCGGGGTTCGGTAGCGCTATGCAAGACATAATTGTGGAGCCGAGGAGGGCTAAGATGATACCAGGCTACTCTGAGGTTAAGAGGCTTGCTTTGGAAGCCGGCGCTGTTGGCGTTGTGATAAGCGGTGCTGGTCCGACGATGCTGGCGGTTGTGGATAGAAGTAAGAGTGAGCCAGAGGCTGTGGCTGATGCGATGCGCAGAGGTTTTGAGGCAGCTGGTTTAGCTTCACGTTGCTTTGTTACAAAACCTGGCAAAGGTGCATCAACCATTTGA
- a CDS encoding homoserine dehydrogenase — protein sequence MRILLIGFGVVGQSFAKLILERRRDLVRSHGLNPRIVAIVDKGGASVASPELNLTEVLDAKRRVGTVAASRHGIRDASAIDLIPTIDVDVVIETTPTNIRTAQPGLSHIEMALKHKRNVITTNKGPLALALPELIELARYNNVALLFSGTVGGGTPILDFGKRCLASDKLVMVEGILNGTTNYILTSMEREGKSFEEALKEAQRLGYAEADPTLDVEGWDTACKTVIIANWLMGKEVTLRDVSVEGITDVTKRDIEEAKKKGKSIKLVGRVADGIDVKPRLIDQNDPLCISGTLNAVRFVSQYAGDEIIIGKGAGGMETASAILRDLLEVKQRLAQRWYD from the coding sequence ATGCGTATACTACTCATAGGCTTTGGTGTGGTGGGTCAGAGCTTCGCCAAGCTCATACTCGAGCGGAGGCGAGATCTTGTAAGGAGTCATGGTCTAAACCCAAGGATAGTGGCAATAGTTGACAAAGGTGGGGCGTCTGTAGCAAGCCCAGAACTCAACTTAACTGAAGTCTTGGATGCTAAGAGAAGAGTAGGCACGGTAGCAGCATCAAGACACGGTATAAGAGATGCCTCAGCGATAGACCTCATCCCAACAATAGACGTTGATGTGGTAATCGAGACCACACCGACCAATATAAGGACAGCCCAACCCGGTTTATCCCATATCGAGATGGCCCTCAAACATAAGCGTAACGTCATAACCACGAACAAAGGTCCATTAGCTCTCGCACTACCAGAGCTTATTGAATTGGCCAGATACAATAACGTTGCTCTACTCTTCAGCGGCACGGTAGGAGGTGGCACACCCATTCTAGACTTCGGTAAGAGGTGTCTAGCTTCAGATAAGCTTGTTATGGTAGAAGGGATACTGAATGGCACAACAAATTACATACTAACATCAATGGAGAGGGAGGGAAAGAGTTTTGAGGAGGCACTAAAGGAGGCTCAGCGGCTTGGTTATGCTGAAGCTGATCCAACGCTTGATGTTGAGGGTTGGGATACTGCGTGTAAGACCGTAATCATCGCAAACTGGCTTATGGGTAAAGAGGTTACGCTCAGAGATGTAAGTGTAGAGGGGATAACGGATGTGACAAAGAGGGATATAGAGGAGGCTAAGAAGAAGGGTAAGAGCATAAAGCTAGTGGGCAGAGTAGCAGACGGGATTGATGTGAAGCCTAGGCTAATAGATCAAAACGACCCTCTTTGCATATCCGGCACCTTAAATGCTGTGAGATTTGTGTCACAGTATGCTGGAGACGAAATAATAATAGGCAAGGGCGCTGGTGGCATGGAGACAGCAAGTGCGATCCTTAGGGATCTGTTGGAGGTTAAACAACGTTTGGCGCAGAGGTGGTATGATTGA
- a CDS encoding aspartate kinase, translating to MRIVMKFGGSSLADGNRILRCCNIVKRYKQDHDIIVVVSAMDDVTDKLIELTELAKNGGGEELAKRLEALQTQHLEATSVLANGEVREAARREVSKLLTELEKVLTASALLKEVTPRTRDLVLSYGERLSSILFEHVLKAVGIECVRLQGGEAGVITDEAFGEATPLFEASKSRIRSRLNPLLEQKVVPVVTGFIGATQNGEITTLGRGGSDLTATLIAAAVKADEVWLWSDVDGIMTADPKLIPNAKTVPQISYAEALEMTALGAKAIHPRAIEPVAEEGIPVRVKNTFADEKPGTLITSTTQLKAGEVVKALALVRDVGLITVSGAGMVGKLGTAAKIFDVLAKSGVNILMISQSISESNLSVVVKRNLLHKAVTALELALLGKGVVSEVQSEDDISVIAAVGAGMQGTPGVAAKIFGAVAKHGINVRMIAQGSSELSISFVVKERDSVKALQAIHDELGLGN from the coding sequence TTGAGGATCGTGATGAAGTTCGGAGGTTCCTCTCTAGCCGATGGTAACCGAATCTTAAGATGCTGTAACATCGTTAAACGGTACAAGCAAGACCACGACATAATCGTTGTAGTCTCAGCTATGGACGATGTGACAGATAAGCTGATTGAGCTGACAGAGTTAGCTAAGAATGGGGGTGGAGAAGAGCTCGCTAAACGGCTAGAAGCATTACAGACACAGCATCTCGAGGCTACGTCCGTTTTAGCAAATGGTGAGGTAAGAGAAGCTGCTCGAAGAGAGGTAAGTAAGCTTCTAACGGAGCTTGAAAAGGTCTTGACCGCCTCAGCTCTACTTAAAGAAGTAACGCCGAGAACAAGGGACCTAGTTCTCTCTTATGGTGAACGGCTGTCAAGCATCCTCTTTGAGCACGTTCTCAAAGCTGTCGGCATTGAATGTGTGCGTCTCCAAGGCGGGGAGGCTGGTGTAATTACAGACGAAGCCTTTGGTGAAGCAACCCCCCTTTTTGAGGCATCGAAGTCTAGAATCAGAAGTAGGCTCAACCCACTTCTTGAACAGAAGGTTGTTCCCGTCGTAACGGGCTTCATAGGCGCAACGCAGAACGGTGAAATAACCACTTTAGGTAGAGGCGGCTCAGACCTCACAGCCACGCTCATCGCAGCGGCTGTGAAGGCAGATGAAGTCTGGCTATGGAGTGATGTAGACGGCATAATGACCGCCGACCCAAAGCTTATACCAAACGCTAAGACCGTTCCCCAAATCTCTTATGCAGAAGCGCTTGAGATGACAGCGCTCGGGGCGAAGGCGATACACCCAAGAGCCATAGAACCAGTGGCTGAAGAAGGCATACCAGTTAGAGTAAAGAATACATTCGCTGATGAGAAACCGGGCACGCTTATAACTTCAACTACCCAACTAAAGGCAGGCGAGGTGGTTAAGGCACTTGCTTTGGTCAGAGATGTTGGTCTAATCACAGTCAGCGGAGCAGGGATGGTCGGCAAACTAGGCACAGCAGCAAAGATATTTGACGTACTAGCTAAAAGCGGCGTCAACATTCTGATGATCTCGCAGAGCATCTCTGAGTCAAACCTAAGCGTTGTTGTGAAACGCAACCTGTTGCATAAAGCAGTCACAGCGTTAGAGCTTGCGTTACTCGGTAAAGGAGTGGTGTCGGAGGTTCAGTCTGAAGACGATATATCTGTGATAGCCGCTGTAGGCGCAGGGATGCAAGGCACACCGGGCGTTGCTGCTAAGATCTTTGGTGCTGTAGCAAAGCACGGTATAAATGTAAGAATGATCGCTCAAGGTTCGTCTGAACTTAGCATATCCTTCGTGGTGAAGGAGCGGGATTCTGTTAAGGCTTTGCAGGCTATTCACGATGAGCTCGGCTTAGGTAACTAG
- the pheA gene encoding prephenate dehydratase: MPIGSHQSTKLIVAFQGERGAYSEEAALSYFGSKIEFLPCKTLRTVFQAVESDKATVGMVPVENSLEGAVSETYDLLLSSSLIVSGEYNLRVRHCLIANPGVRVEDIKRVYSHPQALAQCRRFLETLGAETIPYYDTAGSAYMIKRARLMDAAAVASKRAAEIYDLQILAESIEDSPNNYTRFFVVGKFEREPTGKDKTSIVFSTRHVPGALYAALGVFARRGINLTRIESRPTKQTPWEYNFYVDFEGHRLDVNVQEALDELKAHTLYIKILGSYPKAEQQT; the protein is encoded by the coding sequence ATGCCCATTGGCTCACACCAGTCTACTAAACTAATAGTGGCCTTTCAGGGAGAGAGAGGCGCCTATAGTGAAGAAGCTGCGCTATCCTACTTCGGCTCAAAGATAGAATTCTTACCTTGTAAGACATTAAGGACAGTCTTTCAAGCAGTAGAGAGTGATAAGGCAACGGTCGGTATGGTACCTGTGGAGAACTCACTAGAGGGTGCAGTCTCAGAAACCTATGATCTCCTCTTATCGAGCAGCTTGATCGTATCTGGGGAATACAATCTTAGAGTGAGACACTGCCTCATAGCCAACCCGGGTGTAAGGGTAGAGGACATAAAGCGGGTTTATTCGCATCCGCAAGCACTTGCTCAGTGCAGAAGATTTCTAGAAACACTCGGCGCTGAGACCATACCATATTATGATACGGCTGGAAGCGCTTATATGATAAAGCGCGCGAGGCTAATGGATGCTGCAGCTGTAGCGAGTAAGAGGGCTGCGGAGATCTACGACCTCCAGATACTTGCTGAGTCCATAGAGGACAGCCCTAATAACTACACTAGGTTCTTTGTTGTAGGCAAGTTCGAACGTGAACCTACTGGTAAAGACAAGACTTCAATAGTCTTCTCAACGAGACACGTGCCTGGGGCGCTCTATGCTGCGCTCGGGGTGTTCGCTAGAAGGGGTATAAACTTGACTAGGATAGAATCGAGACCGACGAAGCAGACTCCTTGGGAATATAACTTTTACGTTGACTTTGAAGGGCACAGGTTAGATGTAAATGTGCAGGAGGCGTTAGATGAGCTGAAGGCTCACACACTTTACATAAAGATTTTAGGCTCTTATCCCAAAGCAGAGCAGCAAACCTGA
- a CDS encoding branched-chain amino acid transaminase has translation MSIVNNPPTYVWFNGAVKRWDEVKLPILTHALHYGTAIFEGIRAYPSADNLNIFRLRDHLDRLLYSAKIYYFDLKYNVDELTRGVVEVIRANGFKGRTYIRPIVFVGFGGIGLDFTGFPIEVAIVAVPFDKYFHKSAVKVKVSTWRRISNEANPPLAKASGNYLNSALAKQEAIRDGYDEAILLDHRGYVAEGSGENIFIVKDDVVYTPPTSSSILIGITRDTVMKLLIDRGYKVVERDIDRSELYICDEAFFCGTAAEVTPIIEIDRRCVGNGEIGPITRQVREAYLDVVEGRNKKYAHWLTPVY, from the coding sequence ATGAGCATCGTAAATAACCCGCCAACCTACGTTTGGTTCAATGGCGCTGTCAAACGGTGGGATGAAGTAAAGCTACCTATACTTACACACGCTCTACATTACGGCACAGCCATCTTTGAGGGGATTAGGGCTTACCCTTCTGCTGACAACTTGAATATCTTTAGGCTTAGAGATCATCTGGATAGGCTCCTCTACTCTGCTAAGATCTACTATTTTGATTTGAAGTATAATGTAGATGAGCTTACAAGAGGCGTAGTAGAGGTTATTAGAGCCAATGGGTTCAAAGGCAGAACATACATACGCCCAATCGTGTTTGTTGGGTTTGGTGGTATAGGCTTAGACTTCACAGGCTTCCCAATAGAGGTTGCTATTGTAGCGGTTCCATTCGACAAATACTTCCATAAATCTGCGGTTAAAGTAAAGGTTTCTACTTGGAGAAGGATATCGAATGAAGCCAACCCACCTTTAGCTAAGGCTTCAGGTAACTACCTTAACTCAGCATTAGCTAAGCAAGAGGCTATCAGAGACGGCTATGATGAGGCGATCTTACTAGATCACAGAGGATATGTAGCAGAGGGGTCGGGTGAAAACATCTTTATCGTAAAGGATGATGTCGTATATACACCACCTACCTCTTCAAGCATCCTAATAGGCATAACAAGAGATACCGTAATGAAACTACTTATAGATCGGGGTTACAAAGTTGTTGAGAGAGACATTGATCGAAGCGAACTCTACATATGCGATGAAGCATTCTTCTGCGGCACAGCAGCCGAAGTAACACCAATCATCGAAATCGACCGAAGATGTGTTGGAAACGGCGAAATAGGACCTATAACAAGACAGGTCCGCGAAGCGTACTTAGATGTAGTAGAGGGTAGAAATAAGAAGTATGCCCATTGGCTCACACCAGTCTACTAA
- a CDS encoding exosome complex RNA-binding protein Csl4 has translation MEIKSSLTVPGDRLAVIEEFEAGEGTYVDDGVIRASTLGVVHKDVVNKQIMVKREKVNRLPKVGDIIIGQVESAQPSEVDIRIYFINDSPSQKGFIGMLLLREDESKVSRGNKIPCKVGDLVRAKVAANVDMIILLTLSCLKCGVIYALCSLCGGQLVKMNMRLKCVECGNIEHRVIAPDYGKVRLP, from the coding sequence GTGGAGATAAAGAGTAGCTTGACTGTACCCGGAGACAGGCTTGCTGTGATAGAGGAGTTTGAAGCTGGTGAAGGCACGTATGTGGACGATGGTGTGATAAGAGCTAGCACCCTAGGTGTCGTTCATAAAGATGTCGTGAATAAGCAGATAATGGTTAAGAGAGAGAAAGTTAACCGACTCCCGAAGGTCGGTGACATTATAATAGGGCAAGTTGAGTCAGCCCAGCCGTCTGAAGTAGATATTAGAATCTATTTCATAAACGATTCACCCTCCCAAAAAGGGTTTATCGGAATGCTGCTCTTACGTGAGGATGAGAGCAAAGTAAGTAGAGGGAACAAGATCCCTTGTAAAGTCGGTGATCTAGTTAGGGCGAAGGTAGCAGCTAACGTTGATATGATAATACTCTTGACCCTATCTTGCCTCAAGTGCGGAGTCATATATGCTCTTTGCAGCCTCTGCGGAGGACAGCTAGTTAAGATGAACATGAGGCTAAAATGTGTAGAATGCGGTAACATAGAGCACCGTGTCATCGCCCCAGATTATGGTAAGGTGAGATTACCTTAG